The nucleotide sequence ACAGTGTGATTATTAGTTCTTCTGCTTATTTTTACTGCAAACTTTCCTTGCTGTGATTTGGTCTGTGGAAGATTTCAaactgaagtattttttttagatttaggATCATTAAGTCATTTTAAACTTGATACATAAGGATACCAAATGTTAGGCATATTGCATGAACGGAGTGAGTCATTTTTATGATAGAAGACAGCGTATTATCAGTAAACATAAAGTGTAGCCATCTGTTGTCCTTCCAGCACCAGAAGCAGAGCAGTGGAGAAGAGGGATGCTAAAAGCAGAGCAGCTGTGCTGTATGTCATGCTAATGGAGGACACTACAGCAAGCTAACAAAGGTACAGTAGTTCCTTCTGGTCAGGGTGGGGCTGCAGGGGTGGCCTGGGGTTGCAGGCCTGGGGCAACCTCCAAAATCTAATTGTCTACCCCAGGGGCTATTCCTTCCCAAAGTGACAAGTTGGAAGGTACCTGCTGTAAAACTTTCAGCTCAAGGAGAACTGACAAAACCTCATGCTGAAATAAATTACTATCAtttgataaaatgttattattatgtacatttaaggtagtctcatttgttttgtcacaaGATAATTTTGTGACCGTTTCAGCCAGGCATATTATCCCTGCAAAGCATGGATTTTTACCTTGCCCCAACTTATTATCAATTTTATGACTACGGTATTTGGTAGATTTATAACACATTTGACatctgacactgaacaaacataCTATTAGTCTATTAATAAAGAGTCTACTTTTTCCAAAAGGGTTTTTAAATCTGCATGTGTCTGAGCCTGGccacataaattaaaaatatttctagaTCTGCCCCTGCTTCTGGCATTAGTGGCCACAATGTAATGGCAACAGGTATTTTAGTACAGCAACCAGGGCACATAATTACTTGCAAATGTTGTCAGATATGTGCTAAACTgtgtgatttgttgttgttgtttttgctgctgctgctgctgctgctgtgcctTTGGTCTTCTGTACTTCTATTACAAACCAGTTTCCTAAAAAagttgtataaaatgttttgacattgtAGAAATTGTGAAATAACAGGATGGATtatgtctttgtactattttcaataaaatataggtttttaattatttcatttgatcactgcattctatttttattcacattttgaaaaaaaaaggttgtagGTAAAATATCTATTTTTGAAGAAATATTGTAAGCAACATCCTCAGAAAAcctaaaaatataataagtgaaaacaatggaaacatTCTGAGACATATATTATCAAACTAAAGTGAGACACAGTTTTATGTTTCTTAAGATGCTTCTTTAGAAATTGTTACTCAATGGGAAAGAATCCAATGCCTTAACTAATGGCATAACTTCAAAAGTGAATCAAAGCCTTTTTTTAAGGATTAAGTTCACTGAGGGGCCCCTGTTGCAATTTAAGAGCTGTGTTTTGCAGTACCTGGTGGAAATATAAACGTCATAATGACAATTGATCAGGGAGAAAATTGGGACTGGTTTCTTTTTGAATTTAAAgatcaaaatgagaaaaactagttaaagtaaaagaagaatAAAGGAATAAAACTAAGAGCCggtatttaaacaaatacaaattaatgtCTTAATATTGTCTGTTATttgatatatgtatatacacgttttaatatgtttctttGGTATAACATTAGTTTAGCTGTAGGCAGTACCCCCCTAATGCCTGTTTTCATTCATAACACACTGCTTCATCCACTCCTACCCTAGAGCACTAGCTACACCTTGTGGCTGGTGTCAGCAACTCTGTTATTAAAAGCAAACACTTTAATTTTCTGGTATTTTGGCAGcagaacatgaaaaacaatatcGTTTACTCAGGGCTTCTGGGAGTGAGAGATTTTCAGCAGAACATGCTGACACCAATATAATACAGACTTTGGTAAATACAGTAGAGCCAGAAATGGATTATATTCAGAAAAGGTAGAAGTATACAAAGGCAGTACTCAAGTAGAAGTACAAATATACATGCTCTAAAAATGTACTGACCAAGTCCTAAGTACAAGTAATTCACTAAGAACACACTATATTTTCAATAATACTACATTTAATGCTGTCTAGTCCAGATTACTTCAATTTACAGAGGTGACAATTCTGACAAAGAAATGTTATGgtaattaactttatttaatggaaaatggCCTGGTGAACAGATTTTACCCATTTATGTACTGAGAGGCATTTAATCCATGACAATacataataatttattagttaattggattttgtatttaatattcatCTCAAAAGTAAGaagagctgtaaaataaatgtagcagagtaaaagtgaaacattttcctCTGAATTGTGGAGTAAATGAAATGCTCcgctaaagtaaaagtattggaGTATTCAAttcttttgtaattaaaaaacaaacttctgCGTCTTACAAAATAAGCGTGAGCTCCTATTCTTTCTGCAGTTTTGCACTTTTGGTTGAAATGCAGATGTTTTCGAATTTAAAGGGTATGTTTGCAAAGGAAGTTTGGTACgatgtttgttttcacaaataCGCGTTAACCCCGTATGTAGCTGGTCCCGGTACAAATCCGCATGATTAAATCGTTTTCAGTATTGTGCAGCATGAAACTTTTTAAGACCCCCCAGCTCCTGGTCTCGCTGTTGAGGGGGGACCTTTAAACGCGCTGGCGTTATTTCTGTAACACCATGAGCAGATCCTCCAATTGGCCAATCGGAAATCATAACAAACCTGCCGTGATGAACAACGGTGTCCTCATTGGCTGTCCTGTGCATGACGTAATAGGTAACACATTGCTGATTAGTTTCTCGCTCGCCTTTAGTTGAAGTTCACACCCCTTCACTGTTTGTCCGGATACTAGCAGCCAGCACAAGGTAGAGTCTTGTTAAAAATGGTATAACtttattgtattaaaatgtcagtgattCTAACCTCCTCGCTAACTTCGGCACGAAATGCAGGTTTCTATCTTTCGAAATATTTACTTTACTGGAGTTGCTAAATGACACATGCAAATAAGAATGAAGCTTTTACGCGGAGTCGTCGGTCACTTTGTTACAGCGTATGCGTTTGTGACCTCTGTTATTTCTCTTATGTTTTCACACAATAAACATATATTGAATTCTACAGAAGGTTTACAATTCTCTTATTTGCATGTGTCATTTAGCAACTCTAATGACAAGCCAGAGTGACAATATTGTAAAATGGGGAAGGACCAAAGGCCAAATCTAGAGGTGTAGTCAAGAGCCACAACTTTAACTCAGGGTCTCTAGTGAGTGAAAGTACTACTCAGTTATTAAAGCAAGCTGtcaaaatgatatttaaatcCTTCTTTATGCAGTATGTTTGGAGTAGAATGTGTGCTTTCTACTCCTAAAATTCAtagtaaacatgtttaataaaagcTACTGACCCTGCATTTAAAAGCAAGGACTTTTTTGGCACCATTGCTTTTGGGCCAGGTATGATTTGATTAATAAATCACcatattaaatatatgtagAGCAGGAATTAATGTGataccaaaacatttttcaaaggaTTTATACAAGAGATGACAGCACAACTGGTCTTGTGGGTGTTGTGAcgctaaaatgtttctttctatGTTTCAGGGTCAGCCATGGATCTTGTGCTAAATGTTGCTGACTATTACCTCCTCACCCCTTATGTGTACCCTGTATCGTGGTCTGAGGACGGGGCTCTGCGGCAGATCCTCAGCCTGCTTGTGCTAACGAACCTCGGGGCTGCGGTCCTTTACCTGGGCCTGGGAGCCATGAGCTACTATTTCATCTTTGACCATAATCTAATGAAACACCCACAGTTCCTAGAGGTATAATGACAGTATGTTATTTTATGATTGCTGTGGTAATAAACCAGGACTAGGACTTTGTATCTTCACTCATTCTGGACATTCAATTTGAAtgattatatttcatatttacagaTATTTGTTACTGTTATCAAATAGCAGCATAAACTTATAGTAAATCAAGTTTAAACAAATATCAGATTTAACTTAGattatcttttattattttctttttagaatcAAGTTCAGAGGGAGATCAAATATGCACTGACCTCTCTTCCCTGGATTAGCATTCCCACAGtggctttgttttttgctgaaGTTAGAGGATACAGCAAACTGTATGATAATGTCAGTGAATCTCCACTGGGTAAGATGAATAATATCCTGAGTTATTCTGTGATATTAACGTTTGCAATGCAGAGCCTGACTGCATCACGTTCTTGGTGTTGACATAGTGTGTGTGCTCTCAGGTTGGCCGGGACTCTTCCTGAGTATGatctcctttttgtttttcactgacaTGTGTATCTACTGGATCCATCGCTTCCTACATCATAAGCTTATTTATAAGGTGAGCACAGCTGTGGCTTTATAATAGCTGCACCACTCTGTTGTTACACACTTTAGTAAAGTTACCGCACGTCATAATTCATAATTATCTGAAATCAGTGTAACGTACATATTTTTAGAGAAAGCAAGGGCTTTGCAATAATTCTAAGAACATAATCTCTGACCTTTTTGCTCTACTGTGCACACAGCTGTTTCACAAACCACACCACATATGGAAGATCCCCACTCCCTTTGCCAGTCATGCCTTTCATCCGGTCGATGGCTTCATGCAGGGACTCCCATATCACATCTACCCCTTCCTTTTCCCGCTCCAAAAGGTGCTCTACCTGGtcctttatgtttttgttaacaTCTGGACTATCTCTATTCATGACGGTGACTACCGTGTTCCCAGCTCTCTGACTAGTGTCATCAATGGATCAGCTCATCACACTGACCACCACCTTTTCTTCGACTACAATTATGGCCAGTACTTTACTCTATGGGACCGCCTGGGAGGCTCCTACAGGCATCCTTCAGCTCTGATGGGAAAGGGTCCTCATGATCTGATCCGAAAACTGCAAGCAGAGGGAAAGCGAGTAAACGGACATGGTCAGAGAGGTGCCACTAAGAAGGAGTAACAGCATGTGAAATCAGGACTAACTGCTGAGAGAAATCGCTATTTTTGTACCGTTTCTGTAAAGACAATAAGCTAGACCCACACATAGCTGAAAAACATTACAGAATGATTTGAGTTCATATATTTGCCAAACGACCCCTTGCGAGATTTAGACTTCCAGTGGGGAAGGTAAATTAAAGTTATTAGAAGACAAGTCTGGGATCACTGCTTTCTTAGACCAGTCAAGCCAACAGGAACAGAACCCACAGAAACCATTTTGTATCAGAGTAATCATTCCTCTGATAGTCAATGACAGGCAcaagtgaatgtgaatggtCGCGTGACTCGAAGATTAACTTTGAAGCTGCTTTCAAAAGGATCCACTTTGACTAAAACTCTTGATTTAGCAAGTAGTTTATCATCGTAACTCAAGGctgaatatgaaaatgtgaCAACCCTTCCACTTCTTTAAAGAACCATTTAAGTCTTTGTTAAACATTTGTCATAAAGTTGGCTATTTTGATAAATGAGCATTCGTTAACTGTGTTGAAAAGCAGCTCAAACCTGGTAAACTTGAGCAGCTCATATTCCTATAAGCTCAATTTCTTATAAACAGTTTCAAGTAATTGTCTTTTTCGTCCTGGGTTACCTGTTTCTTTCAGTTAAATATCATCTTACTGTGCAAATAAGGTGTACCCTCTAGTAGAATCAAGTGATATTAAGGCCAAACGTATCTGTGGTATTAGTTTAAATAGTCAATGCAAATTTCAGAGACATtcataaaagttgaaaaagttaaaatagtGTTTATGTGATAAATCAATGGGTTTTTacattgtaaaaacacaactgGACCAGGTTGGCTAATGtatccattttaaaatgactgcacTACTCTTAAAGCTGTTAAACATTAGAGCAAAACTTTAATCAGTTGAGCTCATGAGATTTATTTTGATACATGCAATATTAATTACAACTCATGCTTGGACTGTCTGTTGAGGTGATTGGATTATCAGtagtacaaaaataaagcagGTCAATATGTGTTGGTATGAACAGTATAAATACTTTTGGAACCTTTCTAAACAAAAGTAACATACTGTACCTAAATAATATATACATTAATATTTTCTAAGAagtttttgaaaatatattgaAATCAATATTTCTGAGTtaatgatgtacagtatataaggCAGTGCAAACAAAGACATATGATCACATTTTCTAACTATGTTTTGCTACATGCATTTATTCTGTACTGCAGGTTATGTACTAAAAAACTATACTTTAAAGcttgaaaaatgtcaaattcagGCAGCAGataaaaactctgaaaaatGTTGATGTAAAAGCTCAAGATGAAAAAGCCTTTCTGCACTTTCTGCATCGTCACTTTGCCTTGTGCAGATCTCCAGTAATGGAGATCAtctcagcagaaaaacaagggCATCCAAAGGAAGGATCTCATGGCTGCGCCTGCTGCCATGCCTGCCAGTAATCCCAGTGCTAGATGTTCTGCCACTCCATCAAATGGGTCCCTCTGAACAATGACCTGGTGGGAGACTATGGGAAGAGACAAAGCAAAGACACCTTTAAAGTTCAATGTCTAGTTTTTGGCGGATCCATGTTTAAAACAGATGAAGTAAAGGACCAGTTCAGGTAGTAAGTTCTTAGTCAGAACGAGAATTATACAATAAACTATTAGTACACATAATAGACAATAAATTTGTCTATTCTCCGTTGACCAGacctaaataaacatttgtttactgCAAATCACCTTAAAATGTCATGTTGCACAAGacaatttgaaatttgaaagtCAAATTGAAATTTGAAGTCTTACATGTTACAGTAGAggatatttagcattttaccATGAAATCATCCAGGGTTtctgatgctgctgcacattttgaGAGCAGACATACATGACTACAAGATCCTTGCTACACGGGATCCAAAATCAAATACCCTATAATACACTTACCCTAGTAATAACCCAATTAAATTCTGGTTGGAACAATagcttgttttttaattattttccctGAAGTGGCCAAAATTAGTACCCATAATTAGTAATTAGAGACTCGCATCACCCTACTACTTTCCCATTTTCCCATCTATCAAAACAACCTGAATCTCTTCAGATTAGGAGCCCACACACAGGTCAAACTACGCTTTGTTTAACATACCTGGCCCAGCTCCAGGTGTTATGTACACAGTGTGATAGCTGTTGAGCGGGACAGCCTGGTAGGAGTCATCATACGGGTCATATGTGAACACCTACAGTGCAGGAAGAAAACACAGCCTTTAGCACCAggctggaaaaaacaaacactgattgTTTCAGCTCTCACACTGAACACGGATCACTCACCGGGTTTCTCCTGGTTTCCAGCAGAGTCAATTTCCAAGCTCTGATAAAGAAATTAATAGAAATGAAGAATTGATGGACAGTAGTTCAAGGTGGCAGAGCAGACAAAAGTGAAGTGAGAGTACCTACATAGAGTCATCTTCACTGTTGGCACACAGGTGTACCGTTGAGCCGTCTTTGAGCTGAACCACAATGAGATTATCTCTGGGGTTACTCTCTGGTGgtgtcacacctacagccaaAATAAACATGTGACTCACTCACTTCAGTTGGTATGTAATCCTATACTGTGGTGTGGTATGTCCACAACAAAAAAGGGAGAAACTCAGAACTTGCAGGAGCTTTAGTAAATTTTGCAGATTTAGTAcgtttaaatacagtaaatgttgcaTATGATGACTGTGATAGCTGCCCCCACTGCCACACAGTCCAGTTATGTGTCGGTAACCCACCTGCactgcaaatttttttttctttgatttacatttagtaattttgtATATTGAACACATTTTACTATATAGATTAACAAATAAggagtcatttcatttttgtaaattcagTTTATGATAAGTTGTCAGTACATTAGTTTCTATTTGTAGCGTGCACATTTAGTTAAATTCTGTACAATCCCACTTTAATTACGCTTGAGTTAATCATAATTAATCATAAGTAACCAGTGCAGGTGGAGCTGCTGTGGGATTCGGCAGCTGGAGGGACTTGTTCAGCTGAGCAAAAGGATGCACCCCAGGAAGCAGAACATCTAATTATAGATGTTGGGTGAATTCTGTTTTAGGATTTGGGGTTATTTAGCTATGTAATGTTAGTTATTTAATATAGTCGATTTAGATAATATCCTATTATTTGCATTCAGCAGAtgtattgttatattttattctgtatCAGTTAATTGTGAggttctgtttttctgtaacCTCTGGTGCCTGGTTACCTTTAGTTGGGTTACTATGTGTCTGTTAGCAAAGTTGTTTAGAGATCATTTTGTTATATTCAGCTGAgtccagtttggttttgttgaccCCTTTTATGGGCCCAAGattttgtgatttcttttgAGGTTCCTTTTGCCTCCTTGCTCGGTCCCACACAATAACTAGGCATTTATAATTtttcaaatatgtaattttaacCTCATAAGGttaactaaataaacaaagttATATGTACTTGAATAATTTAGTCAGACTTATAAGATGTGTATACTGTCATGCTGACACATTATTATCATTAGTGTATAATTTATCACTTGAGTGATGGCATTTTTAGGATCAACAAAATTGGGACTTTATACAAACGATGTCCCCGAAAGCCTTATGATATTAGCTGTTACCTGTTTCAGGCTGTGAACATTATCATGTGAAAATTATAATTAtggctaaaaacatttttaaccatAATTGTTTTTGACAGGTGAGTTATTGCAGATGTGATCAGATCACTAACTAATGAAAACAATACAGTAACACCTGGACAAGTGAAAAATGCTCCAGAAAGTCAGTGTTCCCAAGAAattgtcattttctgtcataAAACAAAAGTTGCTATCATGAGTGTAAGATGTTCCAGCAGAGGTCTTTGCACTTCCTTCCTGtagctttttattgtttgtatcagacagacacaaaaatggTATCTGTAGATCTTGACAAGAAATTTAAAATACGTACTTTTAAACCACTTGTTATTCTTTAGAGCTAAACTGGTAGCAGATGGATGGATTATAGTTTACTCTCATTTTGATGAAACCACATGATTTCTTCATTCTTTTCAACAGTACAGATTGTCATTCTGGCTTGTAGATGTACAGTGAAGGACTGTTTTTTGCACCATAGTCACATTTGGTTATATTAACAGGAGTCCTATCCCGGTACTGTACCTTCACATTCCAGGCCCGAACGCACGTCTACACACGCCATCTTGAGGCTGATGCGGTGCTCCAGCTCTCGCCTGCTGTCAGTCTTGTAGAAGCACAGGCTCCCATCGATCCAAAGATCACACCAGTTTAACTTCCAGCGTTTTAGCACAGAAGCTGGAAAAGAGACACGTGTCACACTATTTGTCCTTGAACGGGCTAACCGTACAAATCTCAAATAATTCACAGTACTGTATTTGTCATGTGTGTACAACATTTTACTGATTGATTCCTCACATTTACTCAAGTGATTTTACAAAAAGTTATGTTTCTTTGCCCTATTTCTACTTATATCTATTGTGAATGTGGTCTTTTTACAGGATGCAGATGCCCACTAGCTTTAAGCCACTTAAAGACAAGGCTAAGAACAATTAATGAGATTATTAGTTACACCTAGAGTTTCATAACAGGTATTCTCTAGATAATTCTCCAATGTACATCTTTGAAATCTAAACATAGTAGCTCTCAGAATGTATGATGAATGTCAGATGAGGGTTTTATGTAACAAAATAagatgtaataatgtaataaggCACATATAAGAAAGAAACTCAAACTTCCTGATATTAGCTCATCGCCCAGGGCAGCTCAACTCCCTGCTCTTCCTGTCctcacgtcgaagtgtccttgggcaagacaatgaGCTACCAAGTTTCTCCCAAAGGGTCAGACCAGTTCCCTGCATAGTAGCTGTGATCTTTGGTGTGTGACTGGGTAATTGATAAGCAGTTGTAAAGCTAAGGTAGAAAAGAACTTTAAAAGACCATTGGACCACTTCTCAATATGTTTTGTGGTCTAAGAAGTCCACCATAGTGCTTTTTCATTTACTGCTCATGTGTTATATCAGTTTAAGCACCAACTCATAATTAttcatataataatatattatgtattatattattagtaTATAGTATGTGGTTTGTCTCTGCATTTGtctacaaaatgtcagaaaatggaGCATCTTGCTAACTTGAGTAAAAGCACGAACGATGAACCACAACACCCTCACATCAAGTCTGTAAATGTGTACAGAGACATTTGTGGTACACAGGTCCCTTATGCTTTTAATAAGAgtttaatacaaatgttaaaataacaacCCAAAGTTAAGAACAAATAATAAGTGATGGAACTGTATTTCCTTGCCTCTTGGTAAAAAGGTAGAAAGAACTCACTCTGTCTCCATAGCCAGCCGGACCTCAGAAGTGCCATGTTCTCCTCTTTTGTTTCACtaaggatgatgatgatgataatccAAGCACAGCAAAAAGGAGAAATTTAAAAGTCTGACATATCCAGCATCTGGTTTTGGACTCCTCTGCTTCTGTTTATATTCTCTCTAACCCACTGACGCTGAGGTACCAGTAGATTAATCTGGCTCTGACCAGAACTGATGCTGACTCAGAGGATCATTCTGGATTAAAGGAGTGTTTGGCCGCTCCCTCTCGTCCTGtctcatcttcctcatcctTTTGGACTGATTGTTCCTTGACTATCACACTTTGTAATATAACTTACCTGTATGTGTATTGCTTATTACTTGTATAAAATGctaataaactaaactaaaacaagtCATGTCTCATTACATCATGCGCACATCTCTAGCATGTTGTTACAAGTTAATCCCAGCACGGAAATAACAACACACGGATTAGCCTGATTGCCACAAGCATCTGGGTCAGTTATGAGAGTCTTTTAAGGATGTCTGCCGGTGATATATGGATTACATCATTAGTTTTTTAGTTCATAAAAGAATTACTGGCCTCTTCTGTGTCAATTAGATTACTTGATATTTTTATTCAGagccagtgttttctttcatttgagaACAATGTTTTCAGAAAAGTGGTAAAGCATGACTGAGCTGATCACACTGTATCTGTGCACAATGGTCCCAGTGGGCAGGATCAACCCATCAACCATCATGGCCAGTGTCAATATCTACAGTCAAGTGACTTTTATATTACCATGGACTGAGAGGCTGCAAACCAAGAAAAATCCCCTGCTGTGACATCAACCCTTTTAAGCTCGACCAAAGTTTTTAGCTGACCGCACAGACTAAGAAAAAGCCTTGTGGAGAGAAGTTTTATGAAAAGATGAGGTaaagattgatttttttttttttagccactATGACCAGAGTTTGGAGGTGAGACAATCAACCCCAAGAACACTGGACCTACTACTAAGCAAGCTTTTGGATGGCCTTCCCAAAGTCCTGACCTTACCTTTTCAAAAATAGGTGGACTGGATAAATACTGTGTGGCGAATTCTCCAACTAGACTTCTGTCAAAACCTTTTTGATGGCTGAGAAAAGGAGTTTGCTAAATGAAGGACTTGCTTGGGGACATTCAATCAAATGTTAGGTGCAATAGCTGTATTTTGCAGTTGATTAAAGTTGCAGTTGATGTTGATTAAAGACTAAGAAAACCATGCATGAAATGAACCCTGCATACCTGTTAAGTCTTGGAGTAATTATGCAATAAACAACGGGCTAAATTTACACTTGAAAGGAAACAAACGAACATTTGTACTatctgaat is from Channa argus isolate prfri chromosome 22, Channa argus male v1.0, whole genome shotgun sequence and encodes:
- the sc5d gene encoding lathosterol oxidase, yielding MDLVLNVADYYLLTPYVYPVSWSEDGALRQILSLLVLTNLGAAVLYLGLGAMSYYFIFDHNLMKHPQFLENQVQREIKYALTSLPWISIPTVALFFAEVRGYSKLYDNVSESPLGWPGLFLSMISFLFFTDMCIYWIHRFLHHKLIYKLFHKPHHIWKIPTPFASHAFHPVDGFMQGLPYHIYPFLFPLQKVLYLVLYVFVNIWTISIHDGDYRVPSSLTSVINGSAHHTDHHLFFDYNYGQYFTLWDRLGGSYRHPSALMGKGPHDLIRKLQAEGKRVNGHGQRGATKKE
- the plekhb1 gene encoding pleckstrin homology domain-containing family B member 1; protein product: MALLRSGWLWRQTSVLKRWKLNWCDLWIDGSLCFYKTDSRRELEHRISLKMACVDVRSGLECEGVTPPESNPRDNLIVVQLKDGSTVHLCANSEDDSIAWKLTLLETRRNPVFTYDPYDDSYQAVPLNSYHTVYITPGAGPVSHQVIVQRDPFDGVAEHLALGLLAGMAAGAAMRSFLWMPLFFC